From Odontesthes bonariensis isolate fOdoBon6 chromosome 21, fOdoBon6.hap1, whole genome shotgun sequence, a single genomic window includes:
- the pierce1 gene encoding piercer of microtubule wall 2 protein, which produces MEDKKVQTCNFYRVDPNLPHRFNNPDSFHGYGQKKSHACYRTSNQAYGSRKPTVHEMQTQYKVVSHQFSEDMLQTGMYRDMRLNTAMDKSRVTDPMTTNNKRVNIQYLYPRANQSSNHDGNPN; this is translated from the exons ATGGAGGATAAGAAAGTTCAGACCTGCAACTTTTACAGAGTGGATCCAAACCTGCCGCACCGATTCAACAATCCTGACAGTTTTCATGGTTACGG TCAGAAAAAGAGTCACGCATGTTATCGAACATCAAACCAAGCATACGGCAGCAGGAAACCGACAGTTCATGAAATGCAG actcAGTATAAAGTGGTATCTCATCAATTTTCGGAGGACATGCTGCAGACTGGGATGTACCGTGACATGCGGCTCAACACTGCCATGGATAAGAGTAGAGTGACGGACCCCATGACAACTAACAATAAAAGAGTCAACATCCAATATCTGTACCCTCGTGCAAACCAAAGCAGTAACCATGACGGGAACCCCAATTAA